In the genome of Mytilus edulis chromosome 3, xbMytEdul2.2, whole genome shotgun sequence, one region contains:
- the LOC139516212 gene encoding uncharacterized transmembrane protein DDB_G0289901-like isoform X8, whose translation MWRIIIATCLAASAASLIPNYKSNDGYGTPTGYDDHYGKMTHGHGKTDHGDSKGKNGYSDGYSNTVYDDSYGKNGYSDGYGKTGYDNSYGKTGNSGGNGNTGNSVSHIAEILGGSQSTHTSSGHRKDYGSSGYKKSKKVVVVSHSGNTGNSVNHIAGILGGGSLTTHTSSGYGNDYGSSGYKKPKKVVVVSHSGSTENSVGNLAGILGGGSQATHTSSGYGNDYGSSGYKKHKNGVVVSNSGGTGNSVNHIAGILGGGSQGTHTSSGYGNDYGSSGYKKHKNGVVVSNSGSTGNSVDHIAGILGGGSQGTHTSSGYGNDYGSSGYKKPKKVVVVSNSGSTGNSVGNLAGILGGGSQGTHTSSGYGNDYGSSGYKKHKKVVVVSNSGGTGNSVNHIAGISGGGSQGTHTSSGYGNDYGSSGYKKPKKVVVVSNSGGTGNSVNHIAGILGGGSQGTHSSSGYGNDYGSSGYKKPKKVVVVSNSGSTGNSVGNLDGILGGGSQGTHTSSGYGNDYGSSGYKKPKKVVVVSNSGSTGNSVGNLAGILGGGSQGTHTSSGYGNDYGSSGYKKPKKVVVVSNSGGTGNSVNHIAGIVGGGSQGTHSSSGYGNDYGSSGYKKPKKVVVVSNSGSTGNSVGNLAGILGGGSQGTHTSSGYGNDYGSSGYKKPKKVVVVSNSGSTGNSVGNLAGILGGASQGTHTSSGYGNDYGSSGYKKHKKVVVVSNSGGTRNSVNHIAGILGGGSQSTHTSSGYGNDYGSSGYKKPKKVVVVSNSGSTGNSVGNLAGILGGGSQGTHTSSGYGNDYGPSGYKKHKKVVVVSNSGSRGNSVNQIAGILGGSQSTHTSSGYGNDYGSSGYKEPKKVVVVSHSGSTGNSVGNLAGILGGGSQGTHSSSGYGNDYGSSGYKKPKKGVVESNSGNTGSSVNHIAGILGGSQSTRTSSGYRNDYGSSGYKKPKKVVVVSNSGSTGNSVGNLAGILGGGSQGTHTSSGYGNDYGSSGYKKPKKVVVVSHSGSTGNSVGNLARILGGGSQGTHSSSGYGNDYGSSGYKKHKKVVVVSNSGNTGSSVNHIAGILGGSQSTHTSSGYRNDYGSSGYKKPKKVVVVSNSGSTGNSVGNLAGILGGGSQGTHTSSGYGNDYGSSGYKKPKKKVVVVSHSGSTGNSVGNRAGILGGGSQGTHSSSGYGNDYGSSGYKKHKKVVVVSNSGNTGSSVNHIAGILGGSHNTHTSSGHGKDYGSSGYKKSKKVTVVPNTSNTVHSARIIAGILGGSHNTHTSSGHGNDYGSSGYKKSKKVIVVPNTSNAVHSARIIAGILGGSQNSHTSSGHGKDYGSSGYKKSKKVIVVPNTSNAVHSARIIAGILGGSQNSHTSSGQGKDYGSSGYKKSKKVVISNSGNTGNSADHIAAILGGSQSIHTPWSGHGKDYGSSGYKKSKKVIVVPSASNTGNSVGQISNILGGSQSTHTTSGHGNDYGSTGYRKVNNGGMNGITIRNGGRRQFMFRPCTPVFHPKNYRKFNVNRRPGYGDDTGY comes from the exons ATGTGGCGAATAATTATAGCAACATGTCTTGCAGCAAGTGCAG catCTCTAATACCAAACTACAAATCAAACGATGGTTATGGTACGCCAACAGGATACGATGACCATTACGGGAAAATGACACATGGTCATGGTAAAACAGATCACGGTGACAGTAAAGGGAAAAACGGATACAGTGACGGTTATAGTAATACAGTTTATGATGACAGTTACGGGAAAAATGGATACAGTGACGGTTATGGTAAAACAGGTTACGATAACAGTTACGGGAAAACAGGAAACAGTGGAGGTAATGGAAACACAGGAAATTCGGTCAGCCATATAGCCGAAATTTTAGGTGGATCTCAAAGCACACATACATCGTCCGGTCACAGAAAAGACTATGGGTCTTCAGGATATAAAAAATCGAAAAAGGTTGTAGTTGTATCGCACTCTGGAAACACAGGAAATTCGGTCAACCATATAGCCGGAATTTTAGGTGGTGGATCTCTAACCACACATACATCGTCAGGTTATGGAAATGACTATGGGTCTTCAGGATATAAGAAACCTAAAAAAGTTGTAGTTGTATCGCACTCTGGAAGCACAGAAAATTCAGTAGGCAATCTAGCCGGAATCTTAGGTGGTGGATCTCAGGCAACACATACATCTTCAGGTTATGGAAATGACTATGGGTCTTCAGGATACAAGAAACATAAAAACGGTGTAGTTGTATCGAACTCTGGAGGAACAGGAAATTCAGTCAACCATATAGCCGGAATCTTAGGTGGTGGATCTCAGGGTACACATACATCGTCAGGTTATGGAAATGACTATGGGTCTTCAGGATATAAGAAACATAAAAACGGTGTAGTTGTATCAAACTCTGGAAGCACAGGAAATTCAGTAGATCATATAGCCGGAATCTTAGGTGGTGGATCTCAGGGTACACATACATCGTCAGGTTATGGAAATGACTATGGATCTTCAGGATATAAGAAACCTAAAAAAGTTGTAGTTGTATCAAACTCTGGAAGCACAGGAAATTCAGTCGGCAATCTAGCCGGAATCTTAGGTGGTGGATCTCAGGGGACACATACATCTTCAGGTTATGGAAATGATTATGGGTCTTCAGGAtataagaaacataaaaaggttgTAGTTGTATCGAATTCTGGAGGAACAGGAAATTCAGTCAACCATATAGCCGGAATCTCAGGTGGTGGATCTCAGGGTACACATACATCGTCAGGTTATGGAAATGACTATGGGTCTTCAGGATATAAGAAACCTAAAAAGGTTGTAGTTGTATCGAATTCTGGAGGAACAGGAAATTCAGTCAACCATATAGCCGGAATCTTAGGTGGTGGATCTCAGGGTACACATTCATCGTCAGGTTATGGAAATGACTATGGGTCTTCAGGATATAAGAAACCTAAAAAGGTTGTAGTTGTATCAAACTCTGGAAGCACAGGAAATTCAGTCGGCAATCTAGACGGAATCTTAGGTGGTGGATCTCAGGGTACACATACATCGTCAGGTTATGGAAATGACTATGGATCTTCAGGATATAAGAAACCTAAAAAAGTTGTAGTTGTATCAAACTCTGGAAGCACAGGAAATTCAGTCGGCAATCTAGCCGGAATCTTAG GTGGTGGATCTCAGGGTACACATACATCGTCAGGTTATGGAAATGACTATGGGTCTTCAGGATATAAGAAACCTAAAAAGGTTGTAGTTGTATCGAATTCTGGAGGAACAGGAAATTCGGTCAACCATATAGCCGGAATCGTAGGTGGTGGATCTCAGGGTACACATTCATCGTCAGGTTATGGAAATGACTATGGGTCTTCAGGATATAAGAAACCTAAAAAGGTTGTAGTTGTATCAAACTCTGGAAGCACAGGAAATTCAGTCGGCAATCTAGCCGGAATCTTAGGTGGTGGATCTCAGGGTACACATACATCGTCAGGTTATGGAAATGACTATGGATCTTCAGGATATAAGAAACCTAAAAAAGTTGTAGTTGTATCAAACTCTGGAAGCACAGGAAATTCAGTCGGCAATCTAGCCGGAATCTTAGGTGGTGCATCTCAGGGGACACATACATCTTCAGGTTATGGAAATGATTATGGGTCTTCAGGAtataagaaacataaaaaggttgTAGTTGTATCGAATTCTGGAGGAACAAGAAATTCAGTCAACCATATAGCCGGAATCTTAGGTG GTGGATCTCAAAGCACACATACATCGTCAGGTTATGGAAATGACTATGGGTCTTCAGGATATAAGAAACCTAAAAAGGTTGTAGTTGTATCAAACTCTGGAAGCACAGGAAATTCAGTCGGCAATCTAGCCGGAATCTTAGGTGGTGGATCTCAGGGTACACATACATCGTCAGGTTATGGAAATGACTATGGGCCTTCAGGAtataagaaacataaaaaggttgTAGTGGTATCGAACTCTGGAAGCAGAGGAAATTCAGTTAACCAAATAGCCGGTATTTTAGGTGGATCTCAAAGCACACATACATCGTCAGGTTATGGAAATGACTATGGGTCTTCAGGATATAAGGAACCTAAAAAAGTTGTAGTTGTATCGCACTCTGGAAGCACAGGAAATTCAGTCGGCAATCTAGCCGGAATCTTAGGTGGTGGATCTCAGGGTACACATTCATCGTCAGGTTATGGGAATGACTATGGGTCTTCAGGATATAAGAAACCTAAAAAAGGTGTAGTTGAATCAAACTCTGGAAACACAGGTAGTTCAGTTAACCATATAGCCGGAATTTTAGGTGGATCTCAAAGCACACGTACATCGTCAGGTTATAGAAATGACTATGGGTCTTCAGGATATAAGAAACCTAAAAAGGTTGTAGTTGTATCAAACTCTGGAAGCACAGGAAATTCAGTCGGCAATCTAGCCGGAATCTTAGGTGGTGGATCTCAGGGGACACATACATCGTCAGGTTATGGAAATGACTATGGGTCTTCAGGATATAAGAAACCTAAAAAAGTTGTAGTTGTATCGCACTCTGGAAGCACAGGAAATTCAGTCGGCAATCTAGCCAGAATCTTAGGTGGTGGATCTCAGGGTACACATTCATCGTCAGGTTATGGGAATGACTATGGGTCTTCAGGATATAAGAAACATAAAAAAGTTGTAGTTGTATCAAACTCTGGAAACACAGGTAGTTCAGTTAATCATATAGCCGGAATTTTAGGTGGATCTCAAAGCACACATACATCGTCAGGTTATAGAAATGACTATGGGTCTTCAGGATATAAGAAACCTAAAAAGGTTGTAGTTGTATCAAACTCTGGAAGCACAGGAAATTCAGTCGGCAATCTAGCCGGAATCTTAGGTGGTGGATCTCAGGGGACACATACATCGTCAGGTTATGGAAATGACTATGGGTCTTCAGGATATAagaaacctaaaaaaaaagttgtagttGTATCGCACTCTGGAAGCACAGGAAATTCAGTCGGCAATCGAGCCGGAATCTTAGGTGGTGGATCCCAGGGTACACATTCATCGTCAGGTTATGGGAATGACTATGGGTCTTCAGGATATAAGAAACATAAAAAAGTTGTAGTTGTATCAAACTCTGGAAACACAGGTAGTTCAGTTAACCATATAGCCGGAATTTTAGGTGGATCTCACAATACACATACATCTTCAGGTCACGGAAAAGACTATGGGTCTTCAGGatataaaaaatctaagaagGTTACAGTTGTTCCGAACACTAGCAACACAGTACATTCGGCCCGAATTATAGCCGGAATTTTAGGTGGATCTCACAACACACATACATCTTCAGGTCACGGAAACGACTATGGGTCTTCAGGatataaaaaatctaagaagGTTATAGTTGTTCCGAACACTAGCAACGCAGTACATTCGGCACGAATTATAGCCGGAATTTTAGGTGGATCCCAAAACTCACATACATCTTCAGGTCACGGAAAAGACTATGGGTCTTCAGGatataaaaaatctaagaagGTTATAGTTGTTCCGAACACTAGCAACGCAGTACATTCGGCACGAATTATAGCCGGAATTTTAGGTGGATCCCAAAACTCACATACATCTTCAGGTCAAGGAAAAGACTATGGGTCTTCAGGATATAAGAAATCTAAAAAGGTTGTAATATCTAACTCTGGCAACACAGGAAATTCGGCTGACCATATAGCCGCAATTTTAGGCGGATCTCAAAGCATACATACACCGTGGTCTGGTCACGGAAAAGACTATGGGTCTTCCGGatataaaaaatctaagaagGTTATAGTTGTACCAAGCGCTAGCAACACAGGAAATTCGGTCGGCCAAATATCCAACATCTTAGGTGGATCTCAAAGCACACATACTACTTCAGGTCACGGAAATGACTATGGGTCTACAGGGTATCGAAAGGTTAACAATGGAG GTATGAATGGCATAACAATCAGAAACGGAGGCAGACGACAGTTTATGTTTAGGCCTT GTACTCCTGTCTTCCATCCTAAAAATTACAGAAAGTTTAACGTTAACAGAAGACCAG GTTATGGTGATGATACAGGGTATTAA
- the LOC139516212 gene encoding uncharacterized transmembrane protein DDB_G0289901-like isoform X14, whose amino-acid sequence MWRIIIATCLAASAASLIPNYKSNDGYGTPTGYDDHYGKMTHGHGKTDHGDSKGKNGYSDGYSNTVYDDSYGKNGYSDGYGKTGYDNSYGKTGNSGGNGNTGNSVSHIAEILGGSQSTHTSSGHRKDYGSSGYKKSKKVVVVSHSGNTGNSVNHIAGILGGGSLTTHTSSGYGNDYGSSGYKKPKKVVVVSHSGSTENSVGNLAGILGGGSQATHTSSGYGNDYGSSGYKKHKNGVVVSNSGGTGNSVNHIAGILGGGSQGTHTSSGYGNDYGSSGYKKHKNGVVVSNSGSTGNSVDHIAGILGGGSQGTHTSSGYGNDYGSSGYKKPKKVVVVSNSGSTGNSVGNLAGILGGGSQGTHTSSGYGNDYGSSGYKKHKKVVVVSNSGGTGNSVNHIAGISGGGSQGTHTSSGYGNDYGSSGYKKPKKVVVVSNSGGTGNSVNHIAGILGGGSQGTHSSSGYGNDYGSSGYKKPKKVVVVSNSGSTGNSVGNLDGILGGGSQGTHTSSGYGNDYGSSGYKKPKKVVVVSNSGSTGNSVGNLAGILGGGSQGTHSSSGYGNDYGSSGYKKPKKVVVVSNSGSTGNSVGNLAGILGGGSQGTHTSSGYGNDYGSSGYKKPKKVVVVSNSGSTGNSVGNLAGILGGASQGTHTSSGYGNDYGSSGYKKHKKVVVVSNSGGTRNSVNHIAGILGGGSQGTHTSSGYGNDYGSSGYKKPKNVVVVSNSGSTGNSVGNLAGILGGGSQGTHTSSGYGNDYGPSGYKKHKKVVVVSNSGSRGNSVNQIAGILGGSQSTHTSSGYGNDYGSSGYKEPKKVVVVSHSGSTGNSVGNLAGILGGGSQGTHSSSGYGNDYGSSGYKKPKKGVVESNSGNTGSSVNHIAGILGGSQSTRTSSGYRNDYGSSGYKKPKKVVVVSNSGSTGNSVGNLAGILGGGSQGTHTSSGYGNDYGSSGYKKPKKVVVVSHSGSTGNSVGNLARILGGGSQGTHSSSGYGNDYGSSGYKKHKKVVVVSNSGNTGSSVNHIAGILGGSQSTHTSSGYRNDYGSSGYKKPKKVVVVSNSGSTGNSVGNLAGILGGGSQGTHTSSGYGNDYGSSGYKKPKKKVVVVSHSGSTGNSVGNRAGILGGGSQGTHSSSGYGNDYGSSGYKKHKKVVVVSNSGNTGSSVNHIAGILGGSHNTHTSSGHGKDYGSSGYKKSKKVTVVPNTSNTVHSARIIAGILGGSHNTHTSSGHGNDYGSSGYKKSKKVIVVPNTSNAVHSARIIAGILGGSQNSHTSSGHGKDYGSSGYKKSKKVIVVPNTSNAVHSARIIAGILGGSQNSHTSSGQGKDYGSSGYKKSKKVVISNSGNTGNSADHIAAILGGSQSIHTPWSGHGKDYGSSGYKKSKKVIVVPSASNTGNSVGQISNILGGSQSTHTTSGHGNDYGSTGYRKVNNGGMNGITIRNGGRRQFMFRPCTPVFHPKNYRKFNVNRRPGYGDDTGY is encoded by the exons ATGTGGCGAATAATTATAGCAACATGTCTTGCAGCAAGTGCAG catCTCTAATACCAAACTACAAATCAAACGATGGTTATGGTACGCCAACAGGATACGATGACCATTACGGGAAAATGACACATGGTCATGGTAAAACAGATCACGGTGACAGTAAAGGGAAAAACGGATACAGTGACGGTTATAGTAATACAGTTTATGATGACAGTTACGGGAAAAATGGATACAGTGACGGTTATGGTAAAACAGGTTACGATAACAGTTACGGGAAAACAGGAAACAGTGGAGGTAATGGAAACACAGGAAATTCGGTCAGCCATATAGCCGAAATTTTAGGTGGATCTCAAAGCACACATACATCGTCCGGTCACAGAAAAGACTATGGGTCTTCAGGATATAAAAAATCGAAAAAGGTTGTAGTTGTATCGCACTCTGGAAACACAGGAAATTCGGTCAACCATATAGCCGGAATTTTAGGTGGTGGATCTCTAACCACACATACATCGTCAGGTTATGGAAATGACTATGGGTCTTCAGGATATAAGAAACCTAAAAAAGTTGTAGTTGTATCGCACTCTGGAAGCACAGAAAATTCAGTAGGCAATCTAGCCGGAATCTTAGGTGGTGGATCTCAGGCAACACATACATCTTCAGGTTATGGAAATGACTATGGGTCTTCAGGATACAAGAAACATAAAAACGGTGTAGTTGTATCGAACTCTGGAGGAACAGGAAATTCAGTCAACCATATAGCCGGAATCTTAGGTGGTGGATCTCAGGGTACACATACATCGTCAGGTTATGGAAATGACTATGGGTCTTCAGGATATAAGAAACATAAAAACGGTGTAGTTGTATCAAACTCTGGAAGCACAGGAAATTCAGTAGATCATATAGCCGGAATCTTAGGTGGTGGATCTCAGGGTACACATACATCGTCAGGTTATGGAAATGACTATGGATCTTCAGGATATAAGAAACCTAAAAAAGTTGTAGTTGTATCAAACTCTGGAAGCACAGGAAATTCAGTCGGCAATCTAGCCGGAATCTTAGGTGGTGGATCTCAGGGGACACATACATCTTCAGGTTATGGAAATGATTATGGGTCTTCAGGAtataagaaacataaaaaggttgTAGTTGTATCGAATTCTGGAGGAACAGGAAATTCAGTCAACCATATAGCCGGAATCTCAGGTGGTGGATCTCAGGGTACACATACATCGTCAGGTTATGGAAATGACTATGGGTCTTCAGGATATAAGAAACCTAAAAAGGTTGTAGTTGTATCGAATTCTGGAGGAACAGGAAATTCAGTCAACCATATAGCCGGAATCTTAGGTGGTGGATCTCAGGGTACACATTCATCGTCAGGTTATGGAAATGACTATGGGTCTTCAGGATATAAGAAACCTAAAAAGGTTGTAGTTGTATCAAACTCTGGAAGCACAGGAAATTCAGTCGGCAATCTAGACGGAATCTTAGGTGGTGGATCTCAGGGTACACATACATCGTCAGGTTATGGAAATGACTATGGATCTTCAGGATATAAGAAACCTAAAAAAGTTGTAGTTGTATCAAACTCTGGAAGCACAGGAAATTCAGTCGGCAATCTAGCCGGAATCTTAG GTGGTGGATCTCAGGGTACACATTCATCGTCAGGTTATGGAAATGACTATGGGTCTTCAGGATATAAGAAACCTAAAAAGGTTGTAGTTGTATCAAACTCTGGAAGCACAGGAAATTCAGTCGGCAATCTAGCCGGAATCTTAGGTGGTGGATCTCAGGGTACACATACATCGTCAGGTTATGGAAATGACTATGGATCTTCAGGATATAAGAAACCTAAAAAAGTTGTAGTTGTATCAAACTCTGGAAGCACAGGAAATTCAGTCGGCAATCTAGCCGGAATCTTAGGTGGTGCATCTCAGGGGACACATACATCTTCAGGTTATGGAAATGATTATGGGTCTTCAGGAtataagaaacataaaaaggttgTAGTTGTATCGAATTCTGGAGGAACAAGAAATTCAGTCAACCATATAGCCGGAATCTTAGGTGGTGGATCTCAGGGTACACATACATCGTCAGGTTATGGAAATGACTATGGGTCTTCAGGATATAAGAAACCTAAAAAC GTTGTAGTTGTATCAAACTCTGGAAGCACAGGAAATTCAGTCGGCAATCTAGCCGGAATCTTAGGTGGTGGATCTCAGGGTACACATACATCGTCAGGTTATGGAAATGACTATGGGCCTTCAGGAtataagaaacataaaaaggttgTAGTGGTATCGAACTCTGGAAGCAGAGGAAATTCAGTTAACCAAATAGCCGGTATTTTAGGTGGATCTCAAAGCACACATACATCGTCAGGTTATGGAAATGACTATGGGTCTTCAGGATATAAGGAACCTAAAAAAGTTGTAGTTGTATCGCACTCTGGAAGCACAGGAAATTCAGTCGGCAATCTAGCCGGAATCTTAGGTGGTGGATCTCAGGGTACACATTCATCGTCAGGTTATGGGAATGACTATGGGTCTTCAGGATATAAGAAACCTAAAAAAGGTGTAGTTGAATCAAACTCTGGAAACACAGGTAGTTCAGTTAACCATATAGCCGGAATTTTAGGTGGATCTCAAAGCACACGTACATCGTCAGGTTATAGAAATGACTATGGGTCTTCAGGATATAAGAAACCTAAAAAGGTTGTAGTTGTATCAAACTCTGGAAGCACAGGAAATTCAGTCGGCAATCTAGCCGGAATCTTAGGTGGTGGATCTCAGGGGACACATACATCGTCAGGTTATGGAAATGACTATGGGTCTTCAGGATATAAGAAACCTAAAAAAGTTGTAGTTGTATCGCACTCTGGAAGCACAGGAAATTCAGTCGGCAATCTAGCCAGAATCTTAGGTGGTGGATCTCAGGGTACACATTCATCGTCAGGTTATGGGAATGACTATGGGTCTTCAGGATATAAGAAACATAAAAAAGTTGTAGTTGTATCAAACTCTGGAAACACAGGTAGTTCAGTTAATCATATAGCCGGAATTTTAGGTGGATCTCAAAGCACACATACATCGTCAGGTTATAGAAATGACTATGGGTCTTCAGGATATAAGAAACCTAAAAAGGTTGTAGTTGTATCAAACTCTGGAAGCACAGGAAATTCAGTCGGCAATCTAGCCGGAATCTTAGGTGGTGGATCTCAGGGGACACATACATCGTCAGGTTATGGAAATGACTATGGGTCTTCAGGATATAagaaacctaaaaaaaaagttgtagttGTATCGCACTCTGGAAGCACAGGAAATTCAGTCGGCAATCGAGCCGGAATCTTAGGTGGTGGATCCCAGGGTACACATTCATCGTCAGGTTATGGGAATGACTATGGGTCTTCAGGATATAAGAAACATAAAAAAGTTGTAGTTGTATCAAACTCTGGAAACACAGGTAGTTCAGTTAACCATATAGCCGGAATTTTAGGTGGATCTCACAATACACATACATCTTCAGGTCACGGAAAAGACTATGGGTCTTCAGGatataaaaaatctaagaagGTTACAGTTGTTCCGAACACTAGCAACACAGTACATTCGGCCCGAATTATAGCCGGAATTTTAGGTGGATCTCACAACACACATACATCTTCAGGTCACGGAAACGACTATGGGTCTTCAGGatataaaaaatctaagaagGTTATAGTTGTTCCGAACACTAGCAACGCAGTACATTCGGCACGAATTATAGCCGGAATTTTAGGTGGATCCCAAAACTCACATACATCTTCAGGTCACGGAAAAGACTATGGGTCTTCAGGatataaaaaatctaagaagGTTATAGTTGTTCCGAACACTAGCAACGCAGTACATTCGGCACGAATTATAGCCGGAATTTTAGGTGGATCCCAAAACTCACATACATCTTCAGGTCAAGGAAAAGACTATGGGTCTTCAGGATATAAGAAATCTAAAAAGGTTGTAATATCTAACTCTGGCAACACAGGAAATTCGGCTGACCATATAGCCGCAATTTTAGGCGGATCTCAAAGCATACATACACCGTGGTCTGGTCACGGAAAAGACTATGGGTCTTCCGGatataaaaaatctaagaagGTTATAGTTGTACCAAGCGCTAGCAACACAGGAAATTCGGTCGGCCAAATATCCAACATCTTAGGTGGATCTCAAAGCACACATACTACTTCAGGTCACGGAAATGACTATGGGTCTACAGGGTATCGAAAGGTTAACAATGGAG GTATGAATGGCATAACAATCAGAAACGGAGGCAGACGACAGTTTATGTTTAGGCCTT GTACTCCTGTCTTCCATCCTAAAAATTACAGAAAGTTTAACGTTAACAGAAGACCAG GTTATGGTGATGATACAGGGTATTAA